In a single window of the Etheostoma cragini isolate CJK2018 unplaced genomic scaffold, CSU_Ecrag_1.0 ScbMSFa_1708, whole genome shotgun sequence genome:
- the LOC117940105 gene encoding uncharacterized protein LOC117940105, producing MAKTFSIRRQEVVNEAPPVTNLKDRWPALFDAAQINEEFRRITTINLEATFMAKLDQHTTKIMSLVSLRGGASKMNIQRIRNMLLEDESVEKRREVAIRGLMVYRREKEEDLFKEQLDGGDIVNEVMKIVISRGATLSDPTSASIFIEGTEVLRDLDVPRACAFLMGLIYGLNLSYPKELKNTFEVFQKIFLELDGLKASPKVMSLKSKLLC from the exons ATGGCGAAGACATTCTCCATCCGCAGGCAGGAGGTAGTGAATGAAGCACCACCAGTCACTAACCTAAAAGACCGATGGCCTGCTCTTTTTGATGCAGCTCAg ATAAATGAAGAATTCAGAAGGATCACCACTATTAACCTCGAAGCAACGTTCATGGCAAAACTTGACCAgcacacaacaaaaataatgtcCTTGGTGTCCTTAAGAGGAGGGGCTTCAAAAATGAATATTCAGCGCATAAGAAACATGCTGCTAGAG GATGAGTCTgtggaaaaaaggagagaggttGCTATCCGTGGCTTAATGGTGTATCgcagagaaaaggaggaggatcTTTTCAAAGAGCAGTTG GATGGTGGAGATATTGTCAATGAAGTGATGAAGATTGTCATATCCAGAGGTGCCACCTTGTCTGATCCAACCAGCGCCAGTATCTTCATTGAGGGAACAGAAGTCCTGCGAGACCTGGACGTACCCAGAGCATGTGCCTTTCTAATGGGGCTGATATACGGACTCAACCTCAGCTACccaaaagaactgaaaaatacttttgaggtatttcaaaaaatattccTTGAGCTGGATGGGTTGAAAGCCAGTCCGAAGGTtatgtctttaaaaagtaaactgcTGTGCTAA